Proteins encoded together in one Hymenobacter monticola window:
- a CDS encoding TonB-dependent receptor domain-containing protein produces MKSSTCCALLALLGLVWTAPRAAAQAPAAPAAAIGTGSLTGVVLDSLKKEPVPYATVVLLPPAPNDKPITGVAADDNGRFSLNKLASGPARLRVSYVGYGTQTKDVTITAGATDAGTFRLPVAGTALAEAVVIGTKPVVEVKSDRIVYNADQDVTNAGGTASDVLRKAPLLAVDGDGNVKMRGSSNFKVLINNKPSPTLASNLAEALKGIPAEQIQSVEIITTPPAKYDGEGTAGIINIVLKKGSTQRLNGRVSASGGNRNSNGNASLNFKTKKLGFTSSAGTGGWYGPSAYDRTRTDKRNGSVLQLDGVGNYGGRWNYGSLGLDYDLSEKQSLSLAASINTYRGADFNNVVNRYTAFNPANSQLYTRSTTNRFSGFNGELTGTYTKTFATARKEWSVLGQYANNSGTFGYDFDQYANSAVNLETGQASYRERSRGRTPGHEITFQTDLVQPFGEKHTLETGLKAIWRRTGSVADVEGKQFSDGDFVLLPARATNFDYDQNVQAAYATYTAKASKKLSVSLGGRLERTSLAAQFRTTNSELPLRSYLTLLPNGNAQYAFSDNNSLRLAYSKRITRPYIDYLNPFVDRSEPQNISYGNPNLDPELTDSYELSFNTNGKAGSLNISGSLRRTGNAIESIRKTAAEAGFTDAAPGTTVRTYANVASNSFYQLNFYGTAKPVEGWDISGGPDVQYIVRRSPALGIERRGFTAGLNLNTSYKLPKKFTLQGFLYSSLPSPELQGRGAANLYYQMGVKKTFLKDKADFVLNLASPFNNYWRYRSTTDTPDFSEVSNNYGYMRGFRASLSYRFGTEQQGKQRKSISNDDVKGGGGKQGGQ; encoded by the coding sequence ATGAAATCTTCTACCTGTTGTGCGCTACTCGCGCTGTTGGGATTGGTGTGGACGGCTCCGCGCGCGGCGGCCCAGGCGCCGGCGGCCCCGGCCGCAGCCATTGGCACCGGTTCGCTGACCGGGGTGGTGCTCGACTCGCTCAAGAAAGAGCCCGTGCCGTATGCCACGGTGGTGCTGCTGCCACCCGCTCCCAACGACAAGCCCATCACCGGCGTGGCAGCCGACGACAACGGCCGCTTCTCGCTCAACAAACTGGCGTCAGGCCCGGCCCGCCTGCGGGTGAGCTACGTGGGCTATGGTACCCAAACCAAGGACGTGACCATCACGGCCGGCGCGACGGACGCAGGCACGTTCCGGCTGCCGGTGGCGGGCACGGCCCTGGCCGAGGCCGTCGTCATCGGCACCAAGCCGGTGGTGGAAGTGAAGTCCGACCGCATCGTGTACAACGCCGACCAGGACGTAACGAACGCCGGCGGCACCGCCTCCGACGTGCTACGCAAGGCCCCGCTGCTGGCCGTAGACGGCGACGGCAACGTGAAGATGCGCGGCTCCAGCAACTTCAAGGTGCTCATCAACAACAAGCCCTCGCCTACGCTGGCCAGCAACCTGGCCGAGGCCCTGAAAGGCATCCCCGCCGAGCAGATTCAAAGCGTGGAAATCATCACCACGCCGCCGGCCAAGTACGACGGCGAAGGCACGGCCGGCATCATCAACATTGTGCTGAAGAAGGGCTCGACGCAAAGGCTGAACGGCCGGGTGAGTGCCTCGGGCGGCAACCGCAACTCGAACGGCAACGCCTCGCTCAACTTCAAAACCAAGAAGCTGGGCTTCACGTCGTCGGCCGGCACGGGCGGCTGGTACGGGCCCAGTGCCTACGACCGCACCCGCACCGACAAGCGCAACGGCTCCGTGTTGCAGCTCGACGGCGTGGGCAACTACGGCGGCCGCTGGAACTACGGCAGCCTGGGCCTCGACTACGACCTAAGCGAGAAGCAGAGCCTGTCGCTGGCGGCCTCGATAAACACCTACCGGGGCGCCGATTTTAACAACGTGGTGAACCGCTACACCGCTTTCAACCCGGCCAACAGCCAGCTGTATACCCGCAGCACCACCAACCGCTTCAGCGGCTTCAACGGCGAGCTGACGGGCACCTACACCAAAACCTTCGCCACGGCCCGCAAGGAGTGGAGCGTGCTGGGCCAGTACGCCAACAACAGCGGCACCTTCGGCTACGACTTCGACCAGTACGCCAACTCGGCCGTGAACCTGGAAACCGGCCAGGCCAGCTACCGCGAGCGCAGCCGGGGCCGCACGCCGGGCCACGAAATCACCTTCCAGACCGATTTGGTGCAGCCTTTCGGCGAGAAGCACACCCTCGAAACCGGCCTGAAAGCCATCTGGCGTCGCACCGGCTCGGTGGCCGACGTGGAAGGCAAGCAATTCAGCGACGGCGACTTTGTGCTGCTGCCCGCCCGTGCCACCAATTTTGACTACGACCAGAACGTGCAGGCGGCCTACGCCACCTACACCGCCAAGGCCAGTAAGAAGCTGAGCGTAAGCCTGGGCGGCCGCCTGGAGCGCACCTCGCTGGCGGCCCAGTTCCGCACCACCAATTCGGAGCTGCCGCTGCGCAGCTACCTCACGCTGCTGCCCAACGGCAACGCCCAGTACGCCTTCAGCGACAACAACAGCCTGCGCCTGGCTTATAGCAAGCGCATTACGCGGCCCTACATCGACTACCTGAACCCGTTCGTGGACCGCTCTGAGCCGCAGAACATTTCCTATGGCAACCCCAACCTCGACCCTGAGCTGACCGACTCGTACGAGCTGAGCTTCAACACCAACGGCAAGGCCGGCTCGCTCAATATCTCGGGCTCGCTGCGCCGCACCGGTAACGCCATCGAGTCCATCCGGAAGACGGCGGCCGAGGCGGGCTTCACCGATGCCGCGCCCGGCACCACGGTGCGCACTTACGCCAACGTGGCGTCCAACTCCTTTTACCAGCTCAATTTCTACGGCACGGCCAAGCCAGTTGAGGGCTGGGACATCAGCGGCGGGCCCGACGTGCAGTACATCGTGCGCCGCAGCCCGGCGTTGGGCATCGAGCGGCGCGGCTTCACGGCCGGCCTCAACCTAAACACGTCCTACAAGCTGCCCAAGAAATTCACGCTGCAGGGTTTCCTGTATAGCTCGCTGCCCTCGCCGGAGCTGCAGGGCCGGGGCGCGGCTAACCTCTACTACCAGATGGGCGTGAAGAAGACCTTCCTCAAAGACAAAGCCGACTTTGTGCTGAACCTGGCGTCACCTTTCAATAACTACTGGCGCTACCGCTCCACCACCGACACGCCCGATTTCAGCGAAGTATCCAACAACTACGGCTACATGCGCGGCTTCCGCGCCAGCCTCAGCTACCGCTTCGGCACCGAGCAGCAGGGCAAGCAGCGCAAGTCCATCTCGAACGACGACGTGAAAGGTGGCGGCGGGAAGCAGGGAGGGCAGTAG
- a CDS encoding ABC transporter ATP-binding protein, with product MPLTITNLSKTYANGVQALKNVSLDIPTGMFGLLGPNGAGKSSLMRTIATLQDADTGSIMLDGLDVLKDKDGVRRILGYLPQEFGVYPRVSAEELLDHLAVLKGIGNGKERKEIVEALLQQTNLWNARKKNLGGYSGGMKQRFGIAQALLGNPKLIIVDEPTAGLDPAERNRFHNLLSEIGEHIIIILSTHIVSDVTDLCRNMAIISQGQVRLTGDPLSVMEQLRGRVWRKLVSKDEVAAVQATHHVISSRLFAGKTIVHVLSDERPDAGFEEVNPDLEDVYFAQISERPAAVAV from the coding sequence ATGCCCCTCACCATTACCAACCTTTCCAAAACCTACGCCAACGGGGTGCAAGCCCTCAAAAACGTCAGCCTCGACATTCCCACGGGCATGTTCGGCCTGCTGGGCCCCAACGGCGCCGGCAAAAGCAGCCTGATGCGCACCATTGCCACGCTGCAGGACGCCGACACCGGCTCTATCATGCTCGATGGGCTGGACGTGCTCAAAGACAAGGACGGCGTGCGCCGCATCCTGGGCTACCTGCCGCAGGAGTTCGGCGTGTACCCCCGCGTGAGTGCCGAGGAACTGCTCGACCACTTGGCCGTGCTCAAAGGCATCGGCAACGGCAAGGAGCGCAAGGAGATAGTGGAGGCGTTGCTTCAGCAAACCAACCTCTGGAACGCCCGCAAGAAGAACCTGGGCGGCTACTCCGGCGGCATGAAGCAGCGCTTCGGCATCGCCCAGGCCTTGCTCGGCAACCCCAAGCTCATCATCGTGGACGAACCCACCGCCGGCCTCGACCCGGCCGAGCGCAACCGCTTCCACAACCTGCTGAGCGAGATTGGCGAGCACATCATCATCATTCTGAGCACGCACATCGTGAGCGACGTGACGGACCTGTGCCGCAACATGGCCATTATCAGCCAAGGGCAAGTGCGCCTCACCGGCGACCCGCTCTCGGTGATGGAGCAGCTGCGCGGCCGCGTGTGGCGCAAGCTGGTGAGCAAGGACGAGGTGGCCGCCGTGCAGGCTACGCACCACGTCATCAGCTCGCGCCTGTTCGCGGGCAAAACCATCGTGCACGTGCTCAGCGACGAGCGTCCGGATGCGGGGTTTGAGGAAGTGAACCCGGATTTGGAGGACGTGTATTTCGCGCAAATCAGCGAGCGGCCGGCGGCCGTGGCGGTTTAG
- a CDS encoding ABC transporter permease/M1 family aminopeptidase, with amino-acid sequence MFLPIFLFELKYRLRRPATWIYFGVLLVMAALLSAAAGGIFGSGANVSLGGDGGRVHVNSPHSIAGTITILSLFGVIITSAIMGNPVYRDFEHRTFSLFYTKPISKLGYLGGRFLGSFVICLLVFSGLAMGLFIGGLLPGVEADKFGPYHLSYYLWPYVVYVIPNLLFTGAVFFTLATLTRNILSTYIGSVLLLVAYLIAQSFIRDLDNINLAAALDTFGSTASYYTTRYWTAAEKNTLLVPLSRYLVLNRAIWLGAAVALLGLCYARFQFSAFASDKAPSKKARAAAQADLLPAAAMGGRLVLPRVSQLFSRGMNLRQYWSLTKLEFRGIVRSVYFAAIVGAGVIFILAIGWQVGKMYDTSTYPVTAEMVEVLSGNFSLFILIIITYYAGELVWRERDAGVAQITDALPVPNWVPFLSKLSALGLVQVVLLLVVMACGLLLQTLKGYFHYEPGLYLESLFGFKLIDFLLLCVLAMLVQVIVNNKYLGHFVMMVYYLFTIFQGQLGINHHLLDYAGNPGTPYSDMNGYGHFVTGYSWFKLYWAAGALLLALAANVFWVRGTDAAFVRRRAEASRRWGRPAWTALALGLLVMLGAGSFIFYNTNVENVYRTPKETEKLQLGYEQKYRRFKDLAQPRLVAVNLKTDLYPATRQVHIDGRFWLKNRHTRALDTVIIQVPQEARVRRLTLGRPAATLALNDSAVNLRLYRLARPLAPGDSLEMTAVLDFGETGFPNSGSNTDIVQNGIFMNSATYLPGIGYSEQGELGDDDVRKRNGLKPKDRLASASDLKARQNSGLSQDADWIRFETVVSTSADQLAVAPGRLLKDWTQGNRRYFHYKMEQPMLNFYTFLSARYKVYKDAWQDSAGHRVVPIEIYYQPGHEYNLKRMAQAVKESFAYYTKNFGPYQHPQVRILEFPKYASFAQSFAGTIPFSESIGFIAKVDPNDPEDVDYPFYVTAHEVAHQWWGHQVVGANVQGETMLVETMAQYSALMVMKHHYGPYTMGKFLDYELNSYLSGRAFERKKEVPLAKVEGQGYIHYRKGSVVMYALQDYIGEEKVNTALRSFLDQHKYETAPYSTAPQLVAEFRKVTPDSLQNLVTDLFDRITLYENRLTDASVKKLPNGKFQVSMTVQSKKLVADSLGTERPGPENDYLPVAIFPAQGKGQKPVPPLLLTKRRFHAGTNKLEFVVATEPAKVAIDPYHEFVDRVQKDNSKEVKL; translated from the coding sequence ATGTTCCTCCCCATATTCCTTTTCGAACTAAAATACCGCCTGCGCCGGCCGGCCACTTGGATTTACTTCGGCGTGCTGCTGGTGATGGCCGCGCTGCTGTCGGCTGCGGCGGGCGGCATCTTCGGCTCGGGCGCCAACGTGAGCCTGGGCGGCGATGGCGGCCGCGTGCACGTCAACTCGCCGCATTCCATCGCCGGCACCATCACCATCCTGAGCTTGTTCGGCGTCATCATCACCTCGGCCATCATGGGCAACCCGGTGTACCGGGATTTTGAGCACCGCACCTTCTCGCTGTTTTACACCAAGCCCATCAGCAAGTTGGGGTACCTGGGCGGGCGTTTTCTGGGCTCGTTTGTGATTTGCCTGTTGGTATTCAGTGGCTTGGCGATGGGCTTGTTTATCGGCGGGCTGCTGCCGGGCGTAGAGGCCGACAAATTCGGGCCCTATCACCTGAGCTACTATTTGTGGCCCTACGTGGTGTATGTCATTCCCAATCTGCTGTTTACCGGAGCCGTTTTTTTCACACTTGCCACGCTCACACGCAACATCCTGAGCACTTACATCGGCTCGGTGCTGCTGCTGGTGGCCTACTTGATTGCGCAGTCCTTCATTCGCGACCTCGACAACATCAACCTCGCCGCGGCCCTCGATACCTTCGGTTCGACGGCCAGCTACTACACCACCCGCTACTGGACGGCGGCTGAAAAAAACACCCTGCTCGTGCCCCTCAGCCGCTACCTCGTGCTGAACCGGGCCATCTGGTTGGGGGCGGCAGTGGCGCTGCTGGGCTTGTGCTACGCCCGCTTCCAGTTCTCGGCCTTCGCTTCCGATAAAGCGCCTTCGAAGAAAGCCCGCGCCGCTGCTCAGGCCGACCTGCTGCCGGCCGCTGCCATGGGCGGGCGGCTGGTGCTGCCGCGCGTATCGCAGCTTTTTAGCCGTGGCATGAACCTGCGCCAATATTGGAGCCTCACCAAGCTGGAGTTTCGCGGCATCGTACGCAGCGTGTACTTCGCGGCCATCGTGGGCGCGGGCGTCATTTTCATCCTGGCCATCGGTTGGCAGGTGGGTAAGATGTACGACACCAGCACCTACCCCGTGACGGCCGAAATGGTGGAGGTGTTGAGCGGCAACTTCAGCCTGTTCATCCTCATCATCATTACCTACTACGCGGGCGAGCTGGTGTGGCGCGAGCGCGACGCCGGCGTGGCCCAGATTACCGACGCCCTGCCGGTGCCCAACTGGGTGCCGTTTCTGAGCAAGCTCTCGGCGCTAGGGCTGGTGCAGGTGGTGCTGCTGCTGGTGGTGATGGCCTGCGGCCTGCTGCTCCAAACCCTGAAAGGCTACTTCCACTACGAGCCCGGCCTCTACCTCGAAAGCCTGTTTGGCTTCAAGCTAATTGATTTCCTGCTGCTGTGCGTGCTGGCCATGCTGGTGCAGGTGATTGTGAACAACAAGTACCTGGGCCATTTCGTGATGATGGTGTACTACCTGTTCACGATTTTCCAGGGCCAGCTCGGCATCAACCACCACCTGCTCGACTACGCCGGCAACCCCGGCACGCCGTATTCTGACATGAACGGCTACGGGCACTTTGTGACGGGCTATAGCTGGTTTAAGCTGTACTGGGCGGCCGGGGCGCTGCTGCTGGCGCTGGCGGCCAATGTGTTCTGGGTGCGGGGCACCGACGCGGCCTTCGTGCGTCGCCGGGCCGAGGCCAGCCGCCGCTGGGGCCGCCCCGCCTGGACGGCCCTGGCCCTGGGCCTGCTGGTGATGCTGGGTGCCGGCAGCTTCATCTTCTACAACACCAACGTGGAAAACGTGTACCGCACGCCCAAGGAAACCGAGAAGCTGCAGCTGGGCTACGAGCAGAAATACCGCCGCTTCAAAGACTTGGCCCAGCCCCGTCTGGTGGCCGTGAACCTGAAAACCGACCTCTACCCCGCCACCCGGCAGGTGCACATCGACGGCCGCTTCTGGCTGAAAAACCGCCACACCCGCGCCCTCGACACCGTCATCATCCAGGTGCCGCAGGAGGCGCGCGTGCGCCGGCTCACGCTGGGCCGCCCCGCCGCCACCCTGGCCCTCAACGACAGCGCCGTGAACCTGCGCCTCTACCGCCTGGCCCGCCCCCTGGCGCCCGGCGACTCGCTGGAAATGACCGCCGTGCTCGACTTTGGCGAAACCGGCTTCCCCAACTCGGGCTCGAACACCGACATCGTGCAGAACGGCATCTTCATGAACAGCGCCACCTACCTGCCCGGCATCGGCTACAGCGAGCAGGGCGAGCTGGGCGACGACGACGTGCGCAAGCGCAACGGCCTCAAGCCCAAGGACCGCCTGGCCTCCGCCTCCGACCTCAAAGCCCGCCAGAACTCCGGCCTGAGCCAGGACGCCGACTGGATTCGCTTCGAAACCGTGGTCAGCACCAGCGCCGACCAGCTGGCCGTAGCCCCCGGCCGCCTGCTCAAGGACTGGACGCAGGGCAACCGCCGCTACTTCCATTACAAGATGGAGCAGCCTATGCTCAACTTCTACACCTTCCTCTCGGCCCGCTACAAGGTGTATAAGGATGCCTGGCAGGACTCGGCCGGCCACCGCGTGGTGCCCATCGAAATCTATTACCAACCCGGCCACGAGTACAACCTCAAGCGCATGGCCCAGGCCGTGAAGGAGTCGTTTGCCTATTACACCAAAAACTTTGGGCCCTACCAGCACCCGCAGGTGCGCATCCTGGAGTTTCCGAAGTACGCCAGCTTTGCTCAGAGCTTCGCCGGCACCATTCCCTTCTCCGAAAGCATCGGCTTCATTGCTAAAGTCGACCCCAACGACCCCGAGGACGTGGACTACCCCTTCTACGTGACGGCCCACGAAGTAGCGCACCAGTGGTGGGGCCACCAGGTGGTGGGCGCCAACGTGCAGGGCGAAACCATGCTGGTCGAAACCATGGCCCAATACTCGGCCCTGATGGTGATGAAGCACCACTACGGCCCTTACACCATGGGCAAATTCCTGGACTACGAGCTGAACAGCTACCTCTCGGGCCGCGCCTTCGAGCGCAAAAAGGAAGTGCCGCTGGCCAAGGTCGAAGGCCAGGGTTACATCCACTACCGTAAGGGCTCGGTGGTGATGTACGCCCTGCAGGACTACATCGGTGAGGAGAAGGTGAATACCGCACTGCGCAGCTTCCTGGACCAGCACAAGTACGAAACCGCGCCCTACTCCACCGCCCCGCAACTCGTGGCCGAGTTCCGCAAAGTGACGCCCGACTCGCTCCAAAACCTGGTCACGGACCTGTTCGACCGCATTACGCTCTACGAAAACCGCCTCACCGATGCCTCCGTGAAAAAGCTGCCCAACGGCAAATTCCAGGTGAGCATGACCGTGCAAAGCAAAAAGCTGGTGGCCGACAGCCTCGGCACCGAGCGCCCCGGGCCTGAAAACGACTACCTGCCAGTGGCCATTTTTCCCGCCCAAGGTAAGGGCCAGAAGCCCGTGCCGCCGCTGCTGCTCACCAAGCGCCGCTTCCACGCTGGCACCAACAAGCTGGAGTTTGTAGTAGCCACTGAGCCCGCCAAAGTTGCCATCGACCCCTACCACGAATTCGTGGACCGCGTGCAAAAAGACAACAGCAAAGAAGTGAAGTTGTAG
- a CDS encoding carboxypeptidase-like regulatory domain-containing protein codes for MRFFALLLASFLTFAAGLTSQAQALASNAAYTSHDLAVGADAPAEKMLLVGKITSPAGPLPGAVVILTSTKQMAVTNSDGEFEFTVPANAGALAAVVTYAGYADEKMTLNASAEESTVSLTHARVIVVSRKNQLKKYLKTAKKQVKHDLKQVRKG; via the coding sequence ATGCGCTTCTTTGCTCTCCTCCTCGCTTCTTTCCTGACCTTCGCTGCTGGCCTGACCAGCCAAGCCCAAGCGTTAGCCAGCAACGCAGCCTATACTTCCCACGACCTCGCGGTGGGCGCCGATGCTCCAGCGGAGAAAATGTTGTTGGTGGGCAAAATCACCAGCCCAGCCGGCCCGCTGCCCGGCGCCGTGGTCATCCTCACCAGCACCAAACAAATGGCTGTGACCAACTCCGATGGCGAATTTGAATTTACCGTGCCGGCCAATGCCGGGGCTTTGGCCGCCGTGGTAACCTACGCGGGCTACGCCGATGAGAAAATGACCCTGAACGCCAGCGCCGAAGAATCGACGGTGAGCCTGACCCACGCCCGGGTGATTGTGGTGTCGCGGAAGAACCAACTCAAGAAATACCTCAAAACCGCCAAGAAGCAAGTGAAGCATGACCTGAAACAGGTGCGGAAAGGTTAA
- a CDS encoding carboxypeptidase-like regulatory domain-containing protein: protein MQRITRLCFSAAAAALFLSIAPFKGHAQYAFNSVPEPKELAVEADPEGGKAPASGATKLIHGVIQNEQGALPGATVWLKGSRTIVVTNAEGAFELQVPADAKTVKLVCSYGGLQEEELTLTPVQAMGSIYLVHANQALKK, encoded by the coding sequence ATGCAACGCATCACCCGCCTTTGCTTTTCAGCTGCTGCAGCAGCTCTTTTTTTGTCGATAGCTCCTTTTAAGGGCCATGCCCAGTATGCTTTTAACAGCGTGCCTGAACCTAAGGAACTAGCTGTCGAAGCCGACCCTGAGGGTGGCAAAGCGCCCGCCAGTGGCGCAACCAAGCTGATTCACGGGGTCATTCAGAACGAGCAAGGCGCGTTGCCGGGGGCCACGGTTTGGCTGAAAGGCAGCCGTACCATTGTCGTGACCAATGCGGAGGGTGCATTCGAGCTGCAAGTGCCGGCCGATGCCAAAACCGTAAAGCTTGTGTGCAGCTACGGCGGCTTGCAGGAAGAAGAGCTCACTCTGACGCCGGTGCAGGCCATGGGTTCCATCTACCTGGTGCACGCCAATCAGGCGCTCAAAAAATAA
- a CDS encoding SdpI family protein: MKKNLFWQLLTLVVVALPSVYLWAVWQALPAQVPTHFNSSGQADGYTGREHLWLLTLGLPLGTTVLLSVLPYLDPKRRLDGDNANFQKLRLALVALLSGLACFSLYLGAHPGTPPGKGLAVLLGTFFVFMGNYLSTVQPNYFVGIRTPWTLESPAVWARTHRIGGMLACVAGALSVAMAFALPGHLVLPALLGLTVGTVLFCYGYSYWLFRQQQQADTASHS, from the coding sequence ATGAAAAAGAACTTGTTTTGGCAGTTGTTGACGCTGGTCGTGGTGGCCTTGCCGTCGGTGTATTTGTGGGCCGTGTGGCAGGCACTGCCGGCGCAGGTGCCCACGCATTTCAACAGCAGCGGGCAGGCCGATGGCTACACCGGCCGCGAACACCTGTGGCTACTCACGCTGGGGCTGCCGTTGGGCACGACCGTGCTGCTCAGCGTGCTGCCGTACCTGGACCCCAAGCGCCGGCTCGACGGCGACAACGCCAACTTTCAAAAGCTGCGTTTGGCGCTGGTGGCGCTGCTCAGTGGGTTGGCCTGCTTTAGCCTTTACCTGGGCGCGCACCCCGGCACGCCACCCGGCAAAGGGCTGGCAGTGTTGCTAGGCACCTTCTTCGTTTTCATGGGCAATTACCTCAGCACGGTTCAGCCCAACTATTTTGTGGGCATCCGCACACCCTGGACGCTGGAAAGCCCTGCCGTGTGGGCACGCACGCACCGGATTGGCGGCATGCTGGCCTGCGTTGCGGGTGCATTATCGGTGGCGATGGCGTTCGCGCTACCAGGCCATCTGGTGCTTCCTGCCCTACTGGGCCTGACAGTTGGAACTGTGCTTTTTTGCTACGGGTATTCATATTGGCTTTTTCGGCAGCAACAGCAAGCCGATACAGCGAGCCATTCTTGA
- a CDS encoding autorepressor SdpR family transcription factor, whose translation MNALFKALNDPTRRAILERLRAGPLTAGAIAEQFQFSAPTISHHLDLLRQADLVTSQKQGQFVVYTLNMTVFDELLGWLYQFKS comes from the coding sequence ATGAATGCTCTTTTTAAAGCCCTGAACGACCCCACGCGGCGCGCCATTCTGGAGCGGCTGCGCGCCGGGCCCCTCACCGCCGGGGCCATTGCCGAGCAGTTCCAGTTTTCGGCCCCCACCATCAGCCACCACCTCGACCTGCTGCGCCAGGCCGACCTCGTGACCAGCCAGAAACAAGGCCAGTTCGTGGTGTACACCCTGAATATGACGGTGTTTGACGAATTACTGGGTTGGCTGTATCAATTCAAATCCTAA
- a CDS encoding RNA polymerase sigma factor, with product MTASQQDRQIAEAVRQQRPRLLQFIRRRIPDEAEAEDLLQDVFAELVESYRLLKPVEQAAAWLFRVARNRITDLYRRKRPVSLEEAFGAAEASDDGEGLLLADLLPAPDDSPENRLLRETLMEALSDALAELPAAQREVFIWHELEDKTFREMEEETGVPLKTLISRKHYAVLHLRKRLQTLYTELFTD from the coding sequence ATGACGGCTTCGCAGCAAGACCGCCAGATTGCCGAAGCCGTGCGCCAGCAGCGCCCGCGCCTGCTGCAGTTCATCCGGCGCCGCATTCCCGACGAAGCCGAGGCCGAAGACCTGCTGCAGGACGTCTTCGCCGAGCTCGTGGAAAGCTACCGGCTGCTCAAGCCCGTGGAGCAGGCGGCGGCCTGGCTCTTCCGGGTGGCCCGCAACCGCATCACCGACCTCTACCGCCGCAAGCGGCCGGTGAGCCTGGAGGAAGCTTTCGGCGCCGCCGAAGCCTCCGACGACGGCGAGGGCCTGCTGCTGGCCGACCTGCTGCCCGCCCCCGACGACTCGCCCGAAAACCGCCTACTGCGCGAAACCCTGATGGAAGCCCTCAGCGACGCCCTGGCCGAACTGCCGGCCGCCCAGCGCGAGGTGTTCATCTGGCACGAACTGGAGGACAAGACCTTCCGCGAAATGGAAGAAGAAACCGGCGTGCCGCTCAAAACCCTCATTTCGCGCAAGCACTACGCCGTGCTGCACCTGCGCAAGCGCCTGCAAACCTTGTATACCGAATTATTCACTGACTAA
- the nuoK gene encoding NADH-quinone oxidoreductase subunit NuoK, with the protein MDPTVSQTVPEVIRTVPLQYYVFFASALFAIGVTGVLVRRNAIIIFMCIELMLNAVNILLTAFSAYRADANGQIFVFFIMAVAAAEVAVGLGIIVMIYRNYQTTDVNLLSRLKW; encoded by the coding sequence ATGGACCCCACCGTTTCCCAGACCGTTCCCGAAGTTATTCGGACCGTTCCGCTTCAGTACTACGTGTTTTTTGCCTCGGCCCTGTTTGCCATCGGCGTAACGGGGGTGCTGGTGCGGCGCAACGCCATCATCATCTTCATGTGTATTGAGCTGATGCTCAATGCGGTGAATATCCTGCTGACTGCTTTCTCCGCTTATCGCGCCGATGCCAACGGGCAGATTTTCGTGTTCTTCATCATGGCCGTAGCCGCGGCCGAAGTTGCCGTGGGCCTGGGCATCATCGTCATGATTTACCGCAACTACCAGACCACCGACGTCAACCTGCTCAGCCGGCTCAAATGGTGA